CTTCTTCGTGCTGTCCGGGTTCATTCTGACGTGCTCGCGACGAGACGGTGATACGAAAGCCAGCTTTTACCGCAGACGGTTCGCACGGATTTACCCGCTCTATTTTGTTACTTGGCTGCTGGCTGTCGCTGTCTCGTTCGTGTCGGGCGCCGACAAGTCGGTGACAGGAATCGTGCTGAGCTTGGTTCTCCTTCAGGCATGGGTTCCTGATCCGCTGGTTTACGGGGCCGGCAATCCTCCTGGGTGGTCGCTATCAGCCGAGGCCTTCTTCTATGCGGTATTCCCATTCATCCGCTTCCGGAACCGTGCCGGACGAGCAACCGCGACTCTCATACTCTGCGCCACAGCGTTTACGGTGTTGGGTACCGTTTACGCGTTTACCCCGTGGTATAGCCACTGGTTGGCTTATTACAGTCCGATCTACAATCTCGGGGCGTTCCTCGTAGGGATCCTGCTTGCCCGGGCGATCAGGGAGGGATTCGGCAGGTCCATACCGCTTTCCGGAGCTCTTGCGTTCGTTGGTGTCAGTTACATCGCGTTGATCATGTTCGCCCCCACAGGCCTGAGGGGTTTTCTCGACGCCGCGATGCTCCCATCCGTCATCGCTCTGATTGCTGCGGCGGCGAACGCTGACATACAAGGCGTGCGGACCTTTTGGTCACGTCCGTTCGTAGAGAAGCTGGGGCAATGGTCTTTCGCCCTATATCTGGTGCACTACTCATTGGCCCGGTTGCTGGAGAAGTTGCTCCACGGACCGCTCCACACTAATCCTGTGGTCGGTGCTGTGCTCGTGATCTTCTTCCTTGCCGCCGCCACGGCCGCGTCCTGGCTGGCCTATAAGTTTGTCGAACACCCGATGGAACGCCTACTTCGGGGCCCACGCGGACGACGCACAAAACAGTCCGAAGATCTGGTGCCAGATCGTGCTGGATAGAATCAGGCGAGACTTGGCCGACGCAGGGGGAACACGTGAGCATGCCGATTGAATGGGTCAAACGCGAAGGGGCAATGATTGTCCTCTTCGTCTTGACCCTCGCTGGTGGTGCCTATGGAGCTATGAACGGGCTAAACGGGTTGACCGTTGTTATTGGGATCATGGCGTTTCTGATCGTCTTGGTCATTGGACTCACCCGCCCCAAGATGACGCCCTACATCATCGTTTTTTTCACAGTCTTTGATCGCGACCTACACCTTTCAGGTCCAGTTCAGCTAACTTCCTTGACCATCGTTCTCTTCTTGCTTGCGCCAGGATTCCTGCGCGTCATCATGACGGGCAAAGCGGTCCCCCGGTTCGCCCGGGTTGGCATTTGGATGCTTATTTTCGGACTTATCGTCGCGTCTCTCGCGTCAGCGCAGCCGGACCTCGCTTGGGCTGGTCTAGTGCGTTGGGTACCTGCGCTCATCATGATCATGGGCGTCGGATCACTTTGCATCACCGAAGAGGGCATGTCCCGCCGAGTCGCCAATGCTCTCGTTTACGGCGGCGCGGTTTGCGGCGCCTTCGGCATCCTGCAACGCAGTGGCAGGTACTGGCTGGTTGGGCCGCCGTATGCACCGGACGTCACGGATTCAACGTTCGGCTACTACACCAACTTCGCCAACTTCGAAGCTCTTGCGGCCGTCGTTGGCGTTAGCTTGATCATTTCCGGCCTCAGGTTGCGCCGTCGGCTGCCTCTCCTCATTACGGCGAGCACCCTGCTTTGTGTCTATATGGTTGCGACGTCATATTCGCGTGGCGCGGTTGGGCTCGTTGCGGTCGGCCTACTGGTGATCTTGCTGAAGGAGCTTGCCCGGCCATTCCGATTCTTCGTCGTAGTCGGATTATTGAGCTTGATGGGCTGGCTCGTGGTGCAGCTTGCCCCAGCCGAACTCCTTGCGGAACTGATCGGGAAGTTCACCAGCTCTCAGAATGGCGATATCGTTCGATCGCAACTTCAGGCCGGCGGCCTCCAAATGCTGGCAAAGTCGCCGCTAGGCATCGGATTCAACAACTTCAGCGCCCTCATATCATCCGGAGACATTTACTCAACACTGGCACTGGCGCATTCCCACAACACTTTCGTCCAGATGGGGTTGGATGCCGGATGGCTTGGCGGCGCCGGATTCCTAATACTCGTTGTCGGCGCTTTCTGGCGCGCGTTCCGGTCCAAGGGCGGCGTCGTAGCTGTGGGCTTCGGCGCCGCCCTTGCCGGTTTCTTGGTGCAGGTGTCGCAGGACTATTTCTTTTTCGAAGAAGCATCCCTTGTTGCGTTCGGCCTTCTGGTTGCCGGTTCCGTGGCCGGCCTACGGCAGAAGCGCACCGTAGAGGGTGATTCCTTGGGCACCAGTGACGATTCCATTGGAGATATTTCCGGGAAGGTCGGCTTGCGCGGCGATCGAACCAGCGAGGCGGGGAGAGCGAGCAAGCTCGGCCCCGTTTACCGGGATTACGCCGGACAACTTAGGTCCCGTAGTTCCAACAAAGAGAACGCCAAGAGCGTACCTCTGACCAGCGACCTTAGACCAGGACGCCGATAGCGCCCGCGAGGCCCCTGAGAACGTCGTATTCCAGAGGGTTGTGTCATTCGCCGTTGACGCAACGAGCGTCAGATCGCCATTGGATGCCACCGAGTAGATGCCAACTCTTGCA
This genomic interval from Arthrobacter sp. FW306-2-2C-D06B contains the following:
- a CDS encoding O-antigen ligase family protein gives rise to the protein MPIEWVKREGAMIVLFVLTLAGGAYGAMNGLNGLTVVIGIMAFLIVLVIGLTRPKMTPYIIVFFTVFDRDLHLSGPVQLTSLTIVLFLLAPGFLRVIMTGKAVPRFARVGIWMLIFGLIVASLASAQPDLAWAGLVRWVPALIMIMGVGSLCITEEGMSRRVANALVYGGAVCGAFGILQRSGRYWLVGPPYAPDVTDSTFGYYTNFANFEALAAVVGVSLIISGLRLRRRLPLLITASTLLCVYMVATSYSRGAVGLVAVGLLVILLKELARPFRFFVVVGLLSLMGWLVVQLAPAELLAELIGKFTSSQNGDIVRSQLQAGGLQMLAKSPLGIGFNNFSALISSGDIYSTLALAHSHNTFVQMGLDAGWLGGAGFLILVVGAFWRAFRSKGGVVAVGFGAALAGFLVQVSQDYFFFEEASLVAFGLLVAGSVAGLRQKRTVEGDSLGTSDDSIGDISGKVGLRGDRTSEAGRASKLGPVYRDYAGQLRSRSSNKENAKSVPLTSDLRPGRR
- a CDS encoding acyltransferase family protein — encoded protein: MTGLRYLAAALVLVSHAAPVLAAGTVIDQFGSGGYVGVTFFFVLSGFILTCSRRDGDTKASFYRRRFARIYPLYFVTWLLAVAVSFVSGADKSVTGIVLSLVLLQAWVPDPLVYGAGNPPGWSLSAEAFFYAVFPFIRFRNRAGRATATLILCATAFTVLGTVYAFTPWYSHWLAYYSPIYNLGAFLVGILLARAIREGFGRSIPLSGALAFVGVSYIALIMFAPTGLRGFLDAAMLPSVIALIAAAANADIQGVRTFWSRPFVEKLGQWSFALYLVHYSLARLLEKLLHGPLHTNPVVGAVLVIFFLAAATAASWLAYKFVEHPMERLLRGPRGRRTKQSEDLVPDRAG